cgtatTTGTCTActacattttacgctttgcatactcggtacatatttcgtcgacccctttcttcggggggtcgcgtttcatgccgcagtacgtacgcacggttggtgatccacccgtttagacACCTCTTCGTCGTTGAGTGCTCCCCTATtccgagccacattttggtatatattcgttcgttgcatttgtatatatttgttcgaagggtacgacgggccccgtcccgtcatatgattcgtttgtccgtttagagtccgtggacatgtatgtgggttatgcccattgcgtacggttgtgtttggatgatatatgttcgggcgatcccattcgcgtGGTGTGCCCTCgtcgcttgcatttgtatatgttttgggccgttgcatttgatagccttcttcgctttgatatatatatacggttgtgtttgagatgtgtttgcgacgtTTGATATAATgcgagacagcgtttgatatttgtgtccgtataagccaTCCGTTTGCGACttggatttgtgattgtgtttgggtgcccactgggcactagtcacgccaCGGGTCGGGTCGTGATGTAACTGCAGTTACCAAGTGCCCTCCTTCTTCGGGAAACTCGAATTGGCTATCACCAACCCAAAAGCTCTTGCAAAATCCAAAAAGTGAGGCTCCTCCTCCATTCCCGTCCCCGAAGCCAAAGCCTCCATGCACATCATCATAACCTCCGAAATAGGCCCGATGTGCCAATTGAAATCACCTCCCACGAATAGCTTCTCAGTAGGCGGTATGCCTCCCACTAACTCgtccaaatcctcccaaaaGCGCCTCTTCTCCTCCTCGCCTGAGCCCGCTTGTGGCGCATATGCACTAACAATGTTCAAAGTAAGCCCTTCAACGACCACCTTAATCGACATCATCCTATCAGTGACTCTCCTAACCTCTACCACCTGATCCCTTAATTCACTATCTACTAAAATGCCTACCCCATTCCTATACTTCGACCTACCAGAGAACCAAAGCTTATACCCGTCTACCTCCTTAGCTTTAGGACCTACCCATTTAGTCTCTTGGACACAAGCTATATTAATTTTCctcttcttaagaatcttaactagtTCTATGGACTTCCCCGTTAACGTCCCAATGTTCCAAGACCCTACTCTCAACCTAGAGGCTCCTTTAACGCACTTACCCCTCCTAACCCTCGCCCCCGTCCCCGAACGAGAACATGACCCTAG
This portion of the Lycium ferocissimum isolate CSIRO_LF1 chromosome 1, AGI_CSIRO_Lferr_CH_V1, whole genome shotgun sequence genome encodes:
- the LOC132062086 gene encoding uncharacterized protein LOC132062086, with the translated sequence MTVFVNIIPVVNKNARTLNGVFATSGFGSSLELFILIFVALVSDGRLGSCSRSGTGARVRRGKCVKGASRLRVGSWNIGTLTGKSIELVKILKKRKINIACVQETKWVGPKAKEVDGYKLWFSGRSKYRNGVGILVDSELRDQVVEVRRVTDRMMSIKVVVEGLTLNIVSAYAPQAGSGEEEKRRFWEDLDELVGGIPPTEKLFVGGDFNWHIGPISEVMMMCMEALASGTGMEEEPHFLDFARAFGLVIANSSFPKKEGTW